In the genome of Saprospira sp. CCB-QB6, one region contains:
- the ruvB gene encoding Holliday junction branch migration DNA helicase RuvB → MRNEHLDPTNDNFSEQENNIEKALRPQLLQDFTGQPKLVENLQIFIQAAKRRGEALDHVLLHGPPGLGKTTLSLIIANELETEIKITSGPVLEKPGDLAGLLTNLEEGDVLFIDEIHRLNTVVEEYLYSAMEDYRIDIMLDTGPNARTIQIQLNPFTLVGATTRKGLLTAPMRARFGIDCLLDYYDLATLIKIIKRSAQILQVPITEDGANEIGRRSRGTPRIANALLRRVRDFAEIKGNGTIDATIAAYGLDALQVDSQGLDEMDNKILRVMIEHFKGGPVGLTTIATAVGEDAGTIEDVHEPYLIQQGYLKRTPRGRSVTYKAYQHLNLAAPGEEGELF, encoded by the coding sequence ATGCGTAACGAACACCTCGATCCCACCAACGATAATTTCTCAGAACAAGAGAATAATATAGAGAAGGCGCTAAGGCCCCAACTCTTACAGGATTTTACGGGCCAGCCCAAATTGGTCGAAAATCTACAAATCTTTATTCAAGCCGCCAAAAGAAGGGGCGAAGCCTTGGACCATGTGCTCTTGCACGGCCCTCCCGGCCTCGGAAAAACCACCCTCTCACTGATTATCGCCAATGAGCTGGAAACCGAAATTAAGATTACTTCGGGGCCCGTGCTCGAAAAACCCGGCGATCTAGCGGGCCTATTGACCAACCTGGAAGAAGGGGATGTCCTTTTTATTGACGAAATTCATCGCCTCAATACGGTGGTGGAGGAGTATCTCTACTCGGCTATGGAGGATTATCGCATCGATATTATGCTGGATACGGGACCCAATGCCCGAACCATCCAAATTCAACTCAACCCCTTCACTTTGGTGGGCGCAACTACCCGAAAAGGCTTGCTCACTGCCCCTATGCGCGCCCGTTTTGGCATCGATTGCCTGCTCGATTATTACGATTTGGCTACCCTCATCAAGATTATCAAGCGCTCGGCCCAAATTCTACAAGTGCCCATTACCGAGGATGGCGCCAACGAAATCGGCCGCCGCTCTAGAGGTACACCCCGTATCGCCAACGCCCTGCTCCGAAGAGTCCGCGATTTTGCCGAAATCAAAGGAAATGGAACCATCGATGCCACTATCGCCGCCTATGGCCTCGATGCCCTACAGGTCGATAGCCAAGGCCTAGACGAAATGGATAACAAGATTCTGCGTGTGATGATCGAACACTTTAAAGGTGGACCAGTCGGCCTAACCACTATCGCTACCGCCGTGGGCGAAGATGCCGGCACGATCGAAGATGTACACGAGCCTTACCTGATCCAACAAGGCTACCTTAAACGCACACCCAGAGGCCGATCGGTTACCTATAAGGCTTATCAACACCTCAATTTAGCCGCCCCCGGAGAAGAAGGGGAACTCTTTTAA
- a CDS encoding ribonuclease HII, which produces MSNLAFSYQDTLIEAGCDEAGRGCLAGPVFAAAVILDPKMDLSELNDSKKLSAKKREELREIIEEGALAWAVAQLSPAEIDKHNILQASFLAMHRALDQLTTTAELLLIDGNRFRPYKEIPHHCMIKGDGRFLSIAAASILAKTHRDEYMLEQAKKYPEYGWKSNKGYPTKAHRAAIAQYGATPLHRKSFRLLPEAEQKKLSFED; this is translated from the coding sequence ATGTCAAACTTAGCATTTTCTTATCAAGATACTTTAATAGAAGCGGGCTGCGATGAAGCAGGCCGCGGCTGCTTGGCGGGGCCAGTTTTTGCCGCCGCCGTGATTTTAGATCCCAAAATGGACCTAAGCGAACTCAATGACTCCAAAAAGCTGAGTGCCAAAAAACGAGAAGAGCTCCGAGAAATTATCGAAGAGGGCGCACTAGCTTGGGCCGTGGCCCAGTTGAGCCCTGCAGAAATTGATAAACATAATATATTACAAGCTTCTTTTTTGGCTATGCATCGGGCCTTGGACCAATTAACCACAACAGCCGAACTCTTATTGATTGATGGCAATCGCTTCCGCCCCTACAAAGAGATTCCACATCATTGCATGATTAAAGGCGATGGCCGTTTTTTAAGTATTGCGGCAGCAAGCATTTTGGCAAAAACACATCGAGATGAATATATGCTCGAACAGGCCAAAAAATATCCAGAATATGGCTGGAAAAGCAATAAGGGATACCCCACAAAAGCCCACCGGGCCGCTATTGCTCAATATGGCGCAACGCCCTTACACCGAAAAAGCTTTCGCTTATTGCCCGAAGCAGAACAGAAAAAACTGTCATTTGAAGATTAA
- a CDS encoding HU family DNA-binding protein gives MRKADLVARIAEKTEIPKVDVLVTLEEFFKQVKDSIAEGENVYVRGFGSFIAKKRARKVGRNIKANRAIEIPAHYIPAFKPAKVFVEKVKTTLKVEEKEQEEAVSK, from the coding sequence ATGAGAAAAGCTGATTTGGTAGCTCGTATCGCCGAGAAAACAGAAATCCCCAAGGTTGATGTTTTGGTCACACTTGAAGAATTCTTCAAGCAAGTGAAAGATAGCATCGCAGAAGGCGAGAACGTCTACGTCCGCGGTTTCGGTAGTTTTATTGCTAAGAAACGTGCCCGCAAAGTGGGTCGTAACATTAAAGCAAACCGTGCCATTGAAATCCCCGCACACTATATCCCCGCTTTCAAGCCTGCAAAAGTATTTGTAGAGAAAGTTAAAACGACCTTGAAGGTAGAAGAAAAGGAGCAAGAAGAAGCTGTTTCTAAGTAG